The Ziziphus jujuba cultivar Dongzao chromosome 5, ASM3175591v1 genome segment AAGATGATGTCGTTAGCCATTTGGAAATAAGATGCAGATTGATGTGGCACCGATACTGACTGGCTTGTGGCTGGGGTAATAAGGGATATGTAAGGCAAATTCTTGGTGGTATTATCCACTTCAGAGATTAGAGCTGCTTCCTGGGTGGTGAGCATTCCGATTATCACTTGAACTGCTTTGctttttatgagattaattgCTGCAAGAAAACAGAGAAACTAAGTATTATAGTCTGAGAAATGGCAATATACCTCCAAAATAACTAGATTTTTATGATTCGATCActgcaataataattaatatttgaatacaTAGAtcctattaaaataaaaataatttggacCGAAGTATTTATGGGAAAATGCACCATATCTAATAAAGTGGTGTTGATagttcaaacatatatatatatatatatatatttcttataaaTGATAGTTCAAATATGTTGGATATGTATTGTCATGCTAGCTGCTGCATACATGAATGGTTCAGTTTTATCATAAGCTATAGTAAAATTTCAATTGTCAGGTAGATATCTGTATTTTTGTTGGTGTAACTAAGTCTAACATCTGGAGTTGACACTGTCTGGCTCCTCACCAAGCCAAGAGACGTTTAGTATGGCCATGCAAGGCTAAAgcataaaattgttatttttttatttattattattatttttttttatcttataagaACAAATGTGGTTGCATCTATACATTTGATGACATACATAAatatgtgtgtgcgtgtgtgtgtgaaaaGGCTAAAATATATTCGAGTGAATGAATTAATTACCAGCTGTAACAGGTGAAGTTGAATTTGGTGATGTATCGTGATAGCGCAAACCCAGTTGAGCTGTAGAATTTGAGGGAGAGGTATGTCGGAGCGCAATCTCCATGGCTACTTTCTGTTCCTTTCCCACACGACTGCTGTAATCCATAACACGACCTATTCCCACAACTTCTTTTTGGATGTCCACAACATTATTTGTTGCTTTTGATGGCGCCAACACTACCACTACcaacaaacccaaaaagaaagacaGGCCATTTGACATTTTTGTATGAGGAAGACAATTAACGAGTGCCTTAGTCTTTCAGGCAAATTAACATTATACATCAATCgtcatgtgtgtgtatatataatatgtatcgTATATGTACCTCCACCGTTTAAATACCACttgaaaaatatcttttattattattattactattattttttttaataatattattgttatcaaaatgttatccaaattttatcaaataatataataatatttaattaatttatttttaaatttatttatctatttaaaaattttatttttatatttaaaatacataaatacatcaatcaataatattttaatatgtataatttagtaaataaattttaaaaaaatattttgatatttatagcttttatttcttctttcatAATGCAAGTCATATGATATTATTATTCTCCAGGTTTTTTCCTTCGTGACGCAAactgtataatattattattttccacttGAAACTACTTATTGCATTGACTAATTGTTTCACATCAGTAACACatatatcttttgttttttgccgTATGAAGAGGTGCAATCTGCCATGATTCTCTCACAATCGGCTTACTTTTCTATCTATATATTTCTACAATTGAAGATGACAAATTAATGCATGTATACCTTGACTTCTAAGGAAAATTTGACTACGCCCGTCGCACAACCTAGATGGTCCGACCATCCAGTGAACGGTGATCTGATTTAAATGTCAAAATCATTTAGTTTGATCCTTTCAGTATCCTTGTATTGGtcgtttctttattttttactttcccTATTCAACTAGCAAGAGAATCCTTGTATTTTGGGCTTGGTCCTCATGATGAAACTTCAACGGAAAAATCAACAGGGACAAAAAGCCGAACAAAATGAGAAAAACTGGTACGAATGGACTAAAATAAATACCATTAGATTATTCAGCTCGGCATTAGgtctttatttttatctttcttttggtTTTAACTAAGAAGTTTTGGATGCTTCTGGGATTACTGTTTCTTTATCTTGAAATTTGGGTTTGACGaagattattaattataaaatggaGATGGATCTCAAAGTAGTTTCTTGACTACATTCAAGGATTGTATAGAGTTGTAAAGATTTTTATCCACGCCTATTGGTTATTGTTCGTTTTctgggttttttatttatttatttattttcttttgcgaTGTTGCTGCTTTGCACATGAAAAACAAAACGAGGAGGAATGATTATAAGAGACGAGGGGACTCTGAGGAGGATGAGAGACGCACAtctacaggaaaaaaaaaaaaaaagaaaaaagaaaaagtatatgtatatatatatatatatatcaaacagcCATGAAAACCAGTTTGAAGCAGGTAATAATCTCAATTTGAATTtccattctaatatatatatatatatatatatatataattgattatttattagaatattttaattttaattttaatttttttaattaaaatttaaaaatattttaacgaTATAAGTTAATATACATTAAAACTCTAAAACGCAAAATGAATTCTATTGTAGCTCActgaaaaataaagttttaatataaaaactggtaagatattttaatagaaaaattatatatatatatatatatatataatatatatatatatatatataaacaaccaTAACAACTAGACTAAACGTGAGTCACTGTTTTTATGAGATCATGTGTAAACCTGCTATGTGTCTGTGTTTTGCTAGATTCTCGGAGTCGGACCACCAGGGCTGGGTATACTCAAGTTTTTCCCACCTTTGATTTGAGACCgcacaaaaatcaaaaaatcaaaaatcaaaaatcaaactttCAGGTTGGACCGGAGTTTACTGACTGCCCACTTGCTAGTTTAAATCGAGAACGAAGATTCagattctttttcatttatttatttcttttgtgattTACTTTTATATGTGGAAAATGtattacttttattaatttCGTTTTATTAATCTATGCTTTCCTGATAGGTAGTGTAGTTGAATCCGCCAATCAGTCACATAAAGACACTCATGACTAATTCGCATAATCACATCCCGGTAGCGACaaagaagaaacaaattaaaaaatataatataatatacaaattaTGATAAATCAACTTTTCAAGTCATCCTTATGTTTCAATATTCCAAATGGAATCATTTTCTAGGTATCTTCTTGATCTGTAAGTACAAATTTCGAGGGAAAGTATCCGATGTTGATATTAGATAAGATATTATCTTATTCACATATTATCAAGTCTAGCAAATTGCTATTTAGTTAAGATATTATCTATTTAGTTTGTTTTCCCTTGAGAATGAATGAAATATGAACGGCATAAAATACACATATACTATAAATGTAGTAAACTTTCTCCcagaagccttttttttttttttttaaaccgtGGGAGACAAGTCTATATATCATCTTATCTccgaagaaataaattaaacaaccacaATTAGAACCAACTACTCCACTATTTcgttccaaaaaataaattagaaaacttTAATTGAGGTGTCATTtgttaacttatttaattttttaaaattatatataatttgttaatttcaatAGTTTATAAGATATATCATAAaattgaaggggaaaaaaaatatctattcattgtttatatttttttccttcttaaatTTACAATCAATTGAAATGGTTAATTAACACTTAAAAAGCCGCTCTAATAGAGATGTGTGctgtaaaaatatacatattatattaaataatatggacaataagaaaattattcttcaataaTAATGTTTAAAGTGAATATCAAACTAATATAAACTATGcattgttaaaataaatatctactttgttaaatattgaaaagtttttttaaaattataattttctctaaaaaggtattttttcaaaaaaatatatataattaattagaaaaaaaattataatataattaactaattaattttccATATGTTGCCATTGAAAAAGAGTTTTCAAATTGACTGTGTATTTATCAtctagatttaaaaaatattaatttctataacatataaataataattcataattattattaaagatgtTATAATAAACCATTAAAAAGGTAAGTCAAGTgtataaaatctaaaagaaaaatcaaaaatgaaaaatgaaaaccgAATATGTGAATACACGACACGTAAATTTTCAAGTTCCAAGTATATCAGGAGAAAAAAATGTTTCAAacgaataaaattaattaaaattaagaaaataatgtaTGTCACACTACGAACTCGGtggtttcttatttttttaatattaaatatgaaaaaagcaaaaattattCTCACTAGTCACTAGCCGAAGGCCAAAAAATTCTATAAGGCCTGTCCAAGTTTGAATTTGGACCAGGCCAGTCCAAAAAAATCTAAGCCCCGTTAGTCTATGCCAGCaaatccagcatggagaaaagaAACGAAGAGGGGTAGGAGAGCCCACCCGCCTCCAGATGTGTCGTTTTATCTGGTAAAAGGGATTTAAGGAGAGTTGAGACACCGTCTCATTGATTCACTTCTACACTGACAACCATGAATGATAATGCGTTCCTCTTAAACCTCATTCGAGTTCTTCAAAGGACCGTCTAAATCCATGAGCGAAACCTGAGAGGAACAGAGAGACACAGGAGaatcttaaatttaaaaccATGGCTTCCATATCTAAACCACCACCAATCTTCAACCTCAACGCAtattctctctcctccccccgcCAATGTCTTCCCACTTTATCCTTCCCTTTTTGCATTACGGCACCGTCTCGTCTGTGTGCGCTTAAGACTGGTTCCAATGGTAGTAATAGTAGTGGTAGAGTCGAGGGGCCAGAAGCATATGACCAGGATTTGCTCAGAAAGCCGGTCGTCTCGCCAGGGAAGGACTTGGCCGACATTATGGAGGAACAGGAGGAGAGTGAGCGGAAGGGTAATTACGAAGATGTAGAGCAAGACAAATGGGTGGATTGGGAGGACAAGATTTTGGAAGACACCGTGCCTCTTGTTGGCTTTGTTAGGATGATTCTTCACTCTGGCAAGTAAGAATGCTGAATACCCCCAA includes the following:
- the LOC107419976 gene encoding protein DCL homolog, chloroplastic translates to MASISKPPPIFNLNAYSLSSPRQCLPTLSFPFCITAPSRLCALKTGSNGSNSSGRVEGPEAYDQDLLRKPVVSPGKDLADIMEEQEESERKGNYEDVEQDKWVDWEDKILEDTVPLVGFVRMILHSGKYESGDRLSPEHERTILERLLPFHPAFEKKIGCGIDYITVGYHPEFERSRCLFIVQKDGKLVDFSYWKCIKGLIRKNYPLYADSFILRHFRRRRRSRY